A region from the Drosophila bipectinata strain 14024-0381.07 chromosome 3R, DbipHiC1v2, whole genome shotgun sequence genome encodes:
- the LOC108127400 gene encoding membrane metallo-endopeptidase-like 1 has protein sequence MFSNLSRLRVTIFCVILYILVGTYFFECKARSVGDSSNSENLIKDDTEEYLKSYGEKMKSYMNLSVAPCDDFYEYACGNWKNVRPDRFQSNYKKNNLLDIDFTLRDEVEKLLTNTKLAQALNDSTELQVAQKFYNACLSAVVFPFPAADPAYLELIRSIGGFPAVDGAAWNASSFSWFNMSAHLTNLGVNGLINEDISPKYPFRPLLEMPVLGFDHIVQTDSIAKNTSRTYKMNEKRMQSYLQAYNLTTNMISEVIAGVFDFWREALEISNTFNGCTYKCKVISAKKVLPKYYQWKSYYEIAWNGLFFNRWDNTADYCDHYYEQLEKVCSKHPEAVANYLSMLLLYRMDAKLKEEKYHKDYCLSTVQSGFAYLFDKLYMTENFIDRTRTEVSDILQKLRNSRRNALEEVEWLDPWTRREALLKESTIKPVIGSYKNEEVTSGLIQEINKLQLEDRSFPQSMIQFQKLVTRLRRFNGLHHKELPKDTKPLKYLLGIQVKAFYSHRLNAIHVMAGTLHPPVYHPEWPSSLKFGTLGFLVGHELTHPFDTKGCQFDFEGHMRNWWSMRSRAAYQERAMCFVDHFNSYHIPEIDRNINGKSTQDENIADNGGLQGALDAYRNHMKQLKNRSEGENVTLESEQIPGLDLSPEQLFFLGFAQLWCSDYEKKQYWIMLNQKYTIEKYRVLGAVSNNPDFAQVYNCPAGSPMNPQADTCRIW, from the exons ATGTTTTCAAACCTGAGTCGCCTCAGAGTTACCATATTCTGCGTAATTTTGTACATTCTTGTTGGCACCTATTTCTTTGAGTGTAAAGCCAGAAGTGTCGGTGATTCAAGCAACagtgaaaatttaattaaagacGACACTGAGGAGTATCTCAAATCCTATGGcgaaaaaatgaaatcttACATGAATCTTAGCGTGGCACCTTGTGATGACTTTTACGAATATGCCTGCGGAAATTGGAAGAACGTACGTCCGGATCGTTTCCAGTCCAACTACAAGAAAAACAACCTCTTAGATATTGATTTCACTCTCCGCGATGAGGTGGAGAAGCTCTTGACTAACACGAAGTTGGCCCAAGCGCTCAACGACTCTACGGAGCTGCAGGTTGCGCAAAAATTCTACAACGCGTGCCTCTCGGCGGTGGTGTTTCCGTTTCCAGCTGCTGATCCCGCTTATCTGGAGCTTATAAGGTCAATTGGTGGTTTCCCTGCCGTCGACGGAGCGGCATGGAATGCTTCTAGCTTCAGCTGGTTTAATATGAGCGCCCATCTAACGAATTTAGGGGTCAATGGGTTGATCAACGAGGATATTTCACCCAAGTATCCCTTTAGACCGTTGTTGGAAATGCCTGTACTGGGATTTGATCACATCGTCCAAACGGATAGCAtagccaaaaatacttctcgAACATACAAGATGAACGAAAAGCGAATGCAGAGTTATCTACAAGCCTATAATCTCACGACGAATATGATTTCGGAAGTGATCGCTGGGGTTTTTGACTTCTGGCGTGAGGCACTCGAAATTTCTAACACATTTAATGGCTGTACCTACAAATGCAAAGTTATTTCTGCAAAAAAAGTACTACCAAAGTATTATCAATGGAAGAGCTACTATGAGATTGCATGGAACGGATTATTCTTTAACCGATGGGACAATACTGCAGATTATTGCGACCACTACTACGAACAGTTGGAGAAAGTGTGCTCAAAGCACCCAGAGGCTGTGGCAAACTATCTGTCGATGCTTCTGTTATATCGAATGGATGCGAAACTGAAGGAGGAGAAGTATCACAAGGATTACTGCCTCTCGACAGTGCAAAGTGGCTTTGCCTATTTATTTGACAAGCTCTACATGACG GAGAATTTTATCGACAGGACTCGCACAGAAGTATCAGATATTCTACAGAAACTTCGCAATAGCCGAAGAAATGCGCTGGAGGAAGTCGAGTGGTTGGACCCGTGGACTCGGCGGGAGGCACTACTCAAAGAGTCCACCATTAAGCCCGTAATAGGTAGCTACAAAAACGAAGAGGTTACCAGTGGTTTGATCCAAGAAATCAATAAGCTGCAGTTGGAGGATAGGAGCTTCCCCCAGAGCATGATCCAGTTTCAAAAATTGGTGACCCGCTTACGCCGCTTCAATGGACTGCACCACAAGGAACTCCCTAAGGATACGAAGCCCCTGAAATATCTTTTGGGTATTCAAGTTAAGGCTTTTTATAGTCACCGTTTAAACGCCATTCATGTGATGGCTGGAACATTGCATCCGCCTGTCTATCATCCCGAGTGGCCTAGTTCCTTAAAATTTGGTACTTTGGGCTTCTTGGTGGGCCATGAACTAACCCACCCCTTTGATACTAAGGGCTGCCAGTTCGACTTTGAGGGACACATGCGTAACTGGTGGTCAATGAGGTCTAGAGCTGCATATCAGGAGCGGGCTATGTGCTTTGTAGACCACTTTAACAGCTACCATATTCCGGAGATTGATCGCAATATTAACGGAAAAAGCACCCAGGACGAAAACATCGCAGATAACGGTGGGCTGCAGGGTGCACTTGATGCATATCGCAACCACATGAAACAGTTGAAGAATAGAAGCGAGGGGGAAAACGTGACCCTAGAAAGCGAACAAATACCCGGTCTGGACCTATCGCCAGAACAGCTTTTCTTTCTCGGTTTTGCCCAGCTATGGTGTTCGGATTACGAGAAAAAACAATATTGGATAATGttaaaccaaaaatacacCATCGAAAAGTATCGTGTCTTGGGCGCAGTCTCCAACAATCCTGATTTTGCCCAGGTGTATAACTGCCCCGCTGGAAGCCCAATGAATCCCCAAGCTGATACCTGCCGCATTTGGTAA
- the LOC108127402 gene encoding membrane metallo-endopeptidase-like 1 gives MRSYMNLSVAPCDDFYEYACGNWKNLLTNTELAQALNVSTELQVAQKFYNACLSAVVFPFPAAEPAYLKLIRSVGGFSKNPEGVANYLAMLLLYTMDAKLKGEKYHKDYCLSMVRFSFPHLLNKLYMADQFNERTRSEVYAIVQEVRNSQRKALEKVEWLDPETRREAQLKESTIESIIGSYENEEITTRMIQEIRGLDLKEASYPQSLIHLRKLVTRLRRFNGFHYEELHNESKPLDFLLGMQVNAFYYNLDNSIYVMAGILHPPAYHPDWPNSLKLGTLGYLMGHELTHGFDTMGSNFDSEGEMRNWWSKKSRAVFEERAMCFVDYYDRYLIPEINRNINGKGTQDENIAVSGGLQGALDAYRNQMKQLKNRSEGANATLESEKMPGLDLSPEQLFFLGFAQLWCADYEQEHYWEELGKEHTIDKYRVLGAVSNNHDFSQVYNCPSGSPMNPKNSCRIW, from the exons ATGAGATCTTACATGAATCTTAGCGTGGCACCTTGTGATGACTTTTACGAATACGCCTGcggaaattggaaaaat cTCTTGACAAACACGGAGTTGGCCCAAGCTCTCAACGTCTCTACGGAACTGCAGGTTGCGCAAAAATTCTACAACGCGTGCCTCTCGGCTGTGGTGTTTCCGTTTCCAGCCGCTGAACCCGCTTATCTGAAGCTAATCAGGTCCGTAGGCGGTTTTTCAAAGAACCCAGAGGGTGTGGCAAACTATCTGGCCATGCTATTGTTATATACAATGGATGCAAAACTGAAGGGGGAGAAGTATCACAAGGATTACTGCCTCTCGATGGTGCGTTTCAGCTTTCCCCATCTCCTTAACAAACTTTACATGGCG GATCAGTTTAACGAACGGACTCGCTCAGAAGTATATGCTATTGTACAGGAAGTTCGTAATAGCCAGAGGAAGGCGCTGGAGAAAGTCGAATGGTTGGACCCCGAGACCCGACGGGAGGCACAGCTAAAGGAGTCCACCATTGAATCTATTATTGGAAGCTACGAAAACGAAGAGATTACCACACGTATGATCCAAGAAATCCGCGGCTTGGACTTGAAGGAAGCGAGCTACCCCCAGAGCTTGATCCACCTACGAAAACTGGTTACCCGCTTGCGACGTTTTAATGGATTTCACTACGAGGAACTGCATAACGAATCCAAGCCCCTGGATTTTCTTTTGGGCATGCAGGTGAATGCCTTTTATTACAACCTTGATAACTCCATTTATGTGATGGCTGGCATTTTGCATCCACCTGCTTATCATCCTGACTGGCCCAATTCTCTGAAACTTGGTACTTTGGGCTACCTGATGGGCCACGAGCTTACCCACGGCTTTGACACTATGGGCTCCAACTTCGACAGTGAAGGGGAAATGCGCAACTGGTGGTCAAAGAAGTCTAGAGCTGTTTTTGAGGAGCGGGCAATGTGTTTTGTGGACTACTACGATCGCTATCTAATACCTGAGATTAATAGGAACATCAACGGCAAAGGGACCCAGGACGAAAACATCGCGGTTAGCGGTGGGCTGCAGGGTGCCCTTGATGCATATCGCAACCAAATGAAACAGTTGAAGAATAGAAGTGAGGGGGCCAACGCGACCCTAGAAAGCGAAAAAATGCCCGGACTGGATCTGTCGCCAGAACAGCTTTTCTTTCTCGGATTTGCCCAGCTATGGTGTGCGGATTACGAGCAGGAACATTATTGGGAAGAGTTAGGCAAGGAACACACCATCGACAAGTACCGTGTCTTGGGCGCAGTCTCCAACAATCATGATTTTTCTCAGGTCTATAATTGCCCCTCCGGCAGTCCAATGAATCCCAAAAATTCTTGCCGCATTTGGTAA
- the LOC122321649 gene encoding neprilysin-1-like encodes MLCVFGYILVGSYILECKARIVGNSSNSANVIKDDRVEYLKSYGEKMRSYMNLSVAPCDDFYEYACGNWKNVRPDRFQSNHRRDNLLDIVFTLLNEIEKLLTNTELAQALNVSTELQVAQKFYNACLSAVVFPFPAAEPAYLELIRSVGGFPAVDEAAWNASGFSWFNMSAHLTNLGVNGLINEFIDSQYPFGPYFKLPELGFDHTVQTDNIANNTSRAYKLNEKRMQSYLLAYDLTEDKISEVIAGVFDFWRDALAIADRFDRDIEKCEQISENENVPKYQQWQSYYDIAWNGQNFSSEGVNEEYCDYYYEQLEKVCSKNPEGVANYLAMLLLYTMDAKLKGEKYHKDYCLSTVQSGFAFLFDKLYMMDTFIDQTRPELSNIVKEVRNSLRNALEEVEWLDPRTRRMALLKESTIKPIIGRNKNEEVTSRLIQEINELQLEDRSFPQSMIQFKKLITRWRRFNGLHHKELPKDTKPLNYLLGIQVKAFYSRRLNAIHVMAGTLHPPVYHPEWPSSLKFGTLGFLVGHELSHAFDTDGFKFLDEGYMGILWLLSRSRAIFMQRVMCFVNHYNSYHIPEINRNINGKSTQDENIADSGGLKYALDAYRNHMKQFKNISDEDNKTLESEQMPGLDLSPEQLFFLGFAQLWCAEYEQEDYWEELADEHTIDKFRVLGVVSNSPDFAQVYSCPAGSPLNLQADTCRIW; translated from the exons ATGCTCTGTGTATTTGGTTACATTCTGGTTGGCTCTTATATCTTGGAGTGCAAAGCCAGGATTGTCGGTAATTCAAGCAATAGTGCAAATGTTATTAAAGACGACAGAGTGGAGTACCTCAAATCTTATGGGGAGAAAATGAGATCTTACATGAATCTTAGCGTGGCACCTTGTGATGACTTTTACGAATACGCCTGcggaaattggaaaaatgtaCGTCCGGATCGGTTCCAGTCCAACCACAGGAGAGACAATCTCTTAGATATTGTTTTCACACTgttaaatgaaattgaaaagcTCTTGACAAACACGGAGTTGGCCCAAGCTCTCAACGTCTCTACGGAACTGCAGGTTGCGCAAAAATTCTACAACGCGTGCCTCTCGGCTGTGGTGTTTCCGTTTCCAGCCGCTGAACCCGCTTATCTGGAGCTTATCAGGTCCGTAGGCGGTTTTCCTGCTGTCGACGAAGCGGCATGGAATGCTTCTGGATTCAGCTGGTTTAATATGAGCGCCCATCTAACGAATTTAGGGGTCAATGGGTTGATCAACGAGTTTATTGATTCGCAGTACCCCTTTGGACCGTATTTTAAGTTGCCAGAACTGGGGTTTGATCACACCGTCCAGACGGATAACATAGCCAACAATACCTCTCGAGCCTACAAGCTCAACGAGAAACGAATGCAAAGTTATCTTCTAGCCTATGATCTCACGGAGGACAAGATCTCGGAGGTGATCGCTGGGGTTTTTGACTTCTGGCGTGACGCACTCGCAATTGCGGATAGATTTGATCGCGATATTGAGAAATGCGAACAGATTTCTGAAAACGAAAATGTGCCCAAGTATCAACAGTGGCAGAGTTACTACGATATTGCATGGAACGGGCAAAACTTTTCTAGTGAGGGCGTAAATGAAGAATATTGCGACTACTACTACGAACAGTTGGAGAAAGTGTGCTCAAAGAACCCAGAGGGTGTGGCAAACTATCTGGCCATGCTATTGTTATATACAATGGATGCAAAACTGAAGGGGGAGAAGTATCACAAGGATTACTGCCTCTCGACAGTGCAAAGTGGCTTTGCTTTTTTATTTGACAAGCTCTACATGATG GACACTTTTATCGACCAGACTCGCCCAGAATTATCTAATATTGTAAAGGAAGTTCGAAACAGCCTGAGGAACGCGCTGGAGGAAGTCGAGTGGCTAGACCCAAGGACTCGGCGGATGGCACTACTCAAAGAGTCCACCATTAAACCCATAATTGGTAGAAATAAAAACGAAGAGGTTACCAGTCGTCTGATCCAAGAAATCAATGAGCTGCAGTTGGAGGATAGGAGCTTCCCCCAGAGCATGATccagtttaaaaaattaatcacCCGCTGGCGCCGCTTCAATGGTTTGCACCACAAGGAACTCCCTAAGGACACGAAGCCACTGAATTATCTTTTGGGCATTCAAGTCAAAGCTTTTTATAGTCGCCGTTTAAACGCCATTCATGTGATGGCTGGAACATTGCATCCGCCTGTTTATCATCCCGAGTGGCCTAGTTCCTTAAAATTTGGTACTTTGGGGTTCTTGGTGGGCCATGAGTTAAGCCACGCCTTTGATACTGACGGTTTTAAGTTCCTCGATGAGGGATACATGGGTATTTTGTGGTTGTTATCCCGATCTCGAGCTATATTTATGCAGAGGGTAATGTGCTTTGTAAACCACTATAACAGCTACCACATACCGGAGATTAATCGCAATATCAACGGCAAAAGCACACAGGACGAAAACATTGCGGATAGCGGTGGGCTGAAGTATGCCCTCGATGCATATCGCAACCACATGAAACAGTTTAAGAATATAAGCGATGAGGACAACAAGACCCTAGAAAGCGAACAAATGCCCGGACTGGACCTATCGCCAGAACAGCTTTTCTTTCTCGGATTTGCCCAGCTCTGGTGCGCGGAATACGAGCAGGAAGATTATTGGGAAGAGTTGGCCGATGAACACACCATCGACAAGTTTCGCGTCTTGGGTGTAGTCTCCAACAGTCCTGATTTTGCCCAGGTGTATAGCTGCCCCGCTGGAAGCCCATTAAATCTCCAAGCGGATACATGCCGCATTTGGTAA
- the LOC108127493 gene encoding neprilysin-4-like, which produces MFLNLGGHRISMLCVFGYILVGSYILECKGKSVGDSSNSENVIKDDTVEYLKSYGEKMRSYMNLSVAPCDDFYEYACGNWKNVRPDRFQPNHKRNNLLDIIYTLINEGEKLLTSTQLAQALNVSSELLVAQQFYNTCLSAVVFPFPAADPAYLKLIRSLGGFPAVDGAAWNASSFSWFNMSAHLTNFGVNGLINEDILPQYPFGPYFKLPELGFDHIVQTDNIANSTSRAYKLNEKRMKSYLQPYNLTEDKISEVIAGVFDFWRDALAVADRFEGDNEKCIEISANEDLPKFHQWESYYEIAWNGKNFSNVGGTDGYCDYYYELLEKVCSKHPEAVANYLAMLLLYRMDAKLKEEKYHKDYCLSMVQFSFSHLLNKLYMAEHFIERTRSEVSAIVGEVRKSQRKALEKVEWLDPETRREAQLKESTIESVIGSYENEEVNTRLIQEIRGLDLKNASYFQNLIHLRKLVTRLRRFNGFHYEELHNESKPLELLLGMQVNAFYYNLDNSIYVMAGILHPPAYHPDWPNSLKFGTLGYLVGHELTHGFDTIGSTFNSEGEMRNWWSKKSRAVFEERATCFVDHYGRYLIPEINQKINGKETQDENIADSGGLQGALDAYRNHMKQLKNRSDEDNEILKSEKMPGLDLSPEQLFYLGFAQLWCSDYEQEHFWEELKMEHTIDKYRVLGAVSNNHDFSKVYNCPVGSLMHPKADACHIW; this is translated from the exons atgtttttaaatctAGGTGGCCATAGAATATCCATGCTCTGTGTATTTGGTTACATTCTGGTTGGCTCTTATATCTTGGAGTGCAAAGGCAAGAGTGTCGGTGATTCAAGCAATAGTGAAAATGTTATTAAAGACGACACTGTGGAGTACCTCAAATCTTATGGGGAGAAAATGAGATCTTACATGAATCTAAGCGTGGCACCTTGTGATGACTTTTACGAATACGCCTGCGGAAATTGGAAAAACGTACGTCCGGATCGGTTCCAGCCCAACCACAAAAGAAACAACCTCTTAGATATTATCTACACCCTGATCAATGAAGGAGAGAAGCTCCTGACCAGCACGCAGTTGGCCCAGGCACTCAACGTTTCTTCGGAACTGTTGGTTGCGCAACAGTTCTACAACACGTGTCTCTCGGCGGTGGTGTTTCCGTTTCCAGCCGCTGATCCCGCTTATCTGAAGCTTATCAGGTCCCTAGGTGGTTTCCCCGCCGTCGACGGAGCGGCTTGGAATGCTTCTAGCTTTAGCTGGTTTAATATGAGCGCCCATCTTACTAATTTTGGGGTTAATGGGTTAATCAACGAAGATATTTTGCCCCAGTACCCTTTTGGTCCGTATTTTAAATTGCCGGAACTGGGGTTTGATCATATCGTCCAGACGGATAACATAGCCAACAGTACCTCCCGAGCCTACAAGCTCAACGAGAAACGAATGAAGAGTTATCTGCAACCTTATAATCTCACGGAGGACAAGATTTCGGAGGTGATCGCTGGGGTTTTTGACTTCTGGCGTGACGCTCTTGCAGTTGCGGATAGATTTGAAGGTGATAACGAGAAATGTATAGAAATTTCTGCCAACGAGGATCTGCCTAAGTTTCATCAGTGGGAGAGTTACTACGAGATTGCATGGAACGGGAAAAACTTTTCTAACGTGGGAGGAACGGATGGATATTGCGACTACTACTACGAACTGTTGGAAAAAGTGTGCTCAAAGCACCCAGAGGCAGTGGCAAACTATCTAGCCATGCTACTGTTATATCGAATGGATGCCAAACTGAAGGAGGAGAAGTATCACAAGGATTACTGCCTCTCGATGGTGCAATTCAGCTTTTCCCATCTTCTTAACAAACTGTACATGGCG GAGCATTTTATCGAACGGACTCGCTCAGAGGTATCTGCCATTGTAGGGGAAGTTCGCAAAAGCCAGAGGAAGGCGCTGGAGAAAGTCGAATGGTTGGACCCGGAGACTCGGCGAGAGGCACAGCTAAAGGAGTCAACCATTGAATCTGTCATTGGTAGCTACGAGAACGAAGAGGTTAACACGCGCCTGATCCAAGAAATCCGCGGCTTGGACTTGAAGAATGCGAGCTATTTCCAGAACTTGATCCACCTACGAAAACTGGTTACCCGCCTGCGCCGTTTTAATGGATTCCACTACGAGGAACTGCATAACGAATCCAAGCCCCTAGAGCTGCTATTGGGCATGCAGGTGAATGCCTTTTATTACAACCTTGATAACTCAATTTATGTTATGGCTGGCATATTGCATCCACCCGCTTATCATCCGGACTGGCCCAATTCTCTAAAATTTGGTACTTTAGGCTACCTGGTGGGTCACGAGCTAACTCACGGATTTGATACCATAGGCTCCACGTTCAATAGCGAAGGCGAAATGCGCAACTGGTGGTCAAAGAAGTCTCGGGCGGTTTTTGAGGAGCGAGCAACGTGTTTTGTAGACCACTACGGTCGCTATCTTATACCTGAGATTAATCAGAAAATCAATGGCAAAGAGACCCAGGACGAAAACATCGCGGATAGCGGTGGGCTGCAGGGTGCACTTGATGCATATCGCAACCACATGAAACAGTTGAAGAATAGAAGCGATGAGGACAACGAGATCctaaaaagcgaaaaaatgcCCGGGCTGGATCTTTCGCCAGAACAGCTTTTTTATCTCGGATTTGCCCAGCTCTGGTGTTCGGATTATGAGCAGGAACACTTTTGGGAGGAGTTAAAAATGGAACACACCATAGACAAGTATCGTGTCTTGGGTGCAGTTTCCAATAATCATGATTTTTCAAAGGTCTATAACTGTCCTGTCGGCAGCCTAATGCATCCCAAAGCGGATGCTTGCCATATTTGGTAA
- the LOC122321648 gene encoding LOW QUALITY PROTEIN: neprilysin-1-like (The sequence of the model RefSeq protein was modified relative to this genomic sequence to represent the inferred CDS: substituted 2 bases at 2 genomic stop codons) — protein MFSNLSRLKVTIFCIILYILVGTYFFECKASSVGDSSSSKNLIKDDTEEYLKSYGEKMKSYMNLSVAPCDDFYEYACGNWKNVRPDRFQSNHKKNNLLDIDFTLRDEVEKLLTNTKLAQALNVSTELQVAQQFYNACLSAVVFPFPAADPAYLELIRSIGGFPAVDGAAWNAFSFSWFNMSAHLTNLGVNGLIHEFIDSQYPFGPYFKLPELGFDHTVQTDNIANNTSRAYKLNEKRMQSYLQAYNLTEDKISEVIAGVFDFWRDALAVADRFDRDIEKCEQISENENVPKYQQWQSYYDIAWNGQNFSSEGVNEEYCDYYYEQLEKVCSRHPEAVANYLAMLLLYRMDAKLKEEKYHKYHKIKCIVXRGHIXQKFLNYQDTFIDQTRPELSNIVKEVRNSLRNALEEVEWLDPRTRRMALLKESTIKPIIGRNKNEEVTSRLIQEINELQLEDRSFPQSMIQFKKLITRWRRFNGLHHKELPKDTKPLNYLLGIQVKAFYSRRLNAIHVMAGTLHPPVYHPEWPSSLKFGTLGFLVGHELSHAFDTDGFKFLDEGYMGILWLLSRSRAIFMQRVMCFVNHYNSYHIPEINRNINGKSTQDENIADSGGLKYALDAYRNHMKQFKNISDEDNKTLESEQMPGLDLSPEQLFFLGFAQLWCAEYEQEDYWEELADEHTIDKFRVLGVVSNSPDFAQVYSCPAGSPLNLQADTCRIW, from the exons ATGTTTTCAAACCTGAGTCGCCTCAAAGTTACCATATTCTGCATAATTTTGTACATTCTTGTTGGCACCTATTTCTTTGAGTGTAAAGCCAGCAGTGTCGGTGATTCAAGCAGcagtaaaaatttaattaaagacGACACTGAGGAGTATCTCAAATCCTATGGcgaaaaaatgaaatcttACATGAATCTTAGCGTGGCACCTTGTGATGACTTTTACGAATACGCCTGCGGAAATTGGAAGAACGTACGTCCAGATCGTTTCCAGTCCAACCACAAGAAAAACAACCTCTTAGATATTGATTTCACTCTCCGCGATGAGGTGGAGAAGCTCTTGACTAACACGAAGTTGGCCCAGGCACTGAACGTTTCTACGGAACTGCAGGTTGCGCAACAATTCTACAACGCGTGCCTCTCGGCGGTGGTGTTTCCGTTTCCAGCTGCTGATCCCGCTTATCTGGAGCTTATAAGGTCAATTGGTGGTTTCCCTGCCGTCGACGGAGCGGCATGGAATGCTTTTAGCTTCAGCTGGTTTAATATGAGCGCCCATCTAACGAATTTAGGAGTCAATGGGTTGATCCACGAGTTTATTGATTCGCAGTACCCCTTTGGACCGTATTTTAAGTTGCCAGAACTGGGGTTTGATCACACCGTCCAGACGGATAACATAGCCAACAATACCTCTCGAGCCTACAAGCTCAACGAGAAACGAATGCAAAGTTATCTTCAAGCCTATAATCTCACGGAGGACAAGATTTCGGAGGTGATCGCTGGGGTTTTTGACTTCTGGCGTGACGCTCTCGCAGTTGCGGATAGATTTGATCGCGATATTGAGAAATGCGAACAGATTTCTGAAAACGAAAATGTGCCCAAGTATCAACAGTGGCAGAGTTACTACGATATTGCATGGAACGGGCAAAACTTTTCTAGTGAGGGCGTAAATGAAGAATATTGCGACTACTACTACGAACAGTTGGAGAAAGTGTGCTCAAGACACCCAGAGGCTGTCGCAAACTATCTGGCGATGCTTCTGTTATATCGAATGGATGCGAAACTGAAGGAGGAGAAGTATCACAAGTATCACAAAA taaaatgtATTGTTTGAAGAGGacatatttaacaaaaatttttgaattaccAGGACACTTTTATCGACCAGACTCGCCCAGAATTATCTAATATTGTAAAGGAAGTTCGAAACAGCCTGAGGAACGCGCTGGAGGAAGTCGAGTGGCTAGACCCAAGGACTCGGCGGATGGCACTACTCAAAGAGTCCACCATTAAACCCATAATTGGTAGAAATAAAAACGAAGAGGTTACCAGTCGTCTGATCCAAGAAATCAATGAGCTGCAGTTGGAGGATAGGAGCTTCCCCCAGAGCATGATccagtttaaaaaattaatcacCCGCTGGCGCCGCTTCAATGGTTTGCACCACAAGGAACTCCCTAAGGACACGAAGCCACTGAATTATCTTTTGGGCATTCAAGTCAAAGCTTTTTATAGTCGCCGTTTAAACGCCATTCATGTGATGGCTGGAACATTGCATCCGCCTGTTTATCATCCCGAGTGGCCTAGTTCCTTAAAATTTGGTACTTTGGGGTTCTTGGTGGGCCATGAGTTAAGCCACGCCTTTGATACTGACGGTTTTAAGTTCCTCGATGAGGGATACATGGGTATTTTGTGGTTGTTATCCCGATCTCGAGCTATATTTATGCAGAGGGTAATGTGCTTTGTAAACCACTATAACAGCTACCACATACCGGAGATTAATCGCAATATCAACGGCAAAAGCACACAGGACGAAAACATTGCGGATAGCGGTGGGCTGAAGTATGCCCTCGATGCATATCGCAACCACATGAAACAGTTTAAGAATATAAGCGATGAGGACAACAAGACCCTAGAAAGCGAACAAATGCCCGGACTGGACCTATCGCCAGAACAGCTTTTCTTTCTCGGATTTGCCCAGCTCTGGTGCGCGGAATACGAGCAGGAAGATTATTGGGAAGAGTTGGCCGATGAACACACCATCGACAAGTTTCGCGTCTTGGGTGTAGTCTCCAACAGTCCTGATTTTGCCCAGGTGTATAGCTGCCCCGCTGGAAGCCCATTAAATCTTCAAGCGGATACATGCCGCATTTGGTAA